In one Bradyrhizobium cosmicum genomic region, the following are encoded:
- a CDS encoding glycosyltransferase family 2 protein yields the protein MKPIDFTVVIPTFRRPLELREAISSVLDQRDVEIEIFVVDDSPEGSAESVVASLNDQRIVYMANPKPTGGFPSAVRNLGWPSGRGDFVHFLDDDDIIPQGHYAAVKHLFAKHTDVGVVFCRIDPFGNCSPTQLHQEKLYFEKAARLANFCQRLRSRRAFVACLMFHWALLVCSAGVLRRRCVDQLGGFDPQLRLREDVDFYARAMRQFDVCFLDRVGLRYRIGSPSLMHAPNLTQCDVDDLRAAQHRTNTRYKSTWGVFEFYALKIFARTVFKFV from the coding sequence GTGAAACCAATTGATTTCACAGTCGTAATTCCAACGTTCCGCCGTCCGCTCGAACTCCGGGAAGCTATCTCGAGCGTACTCGATCAGCGCGATGTGGAGATTGAGATATTTGTGGTCGATGACAGCCCGGAGGGGTCAGCCGAGTCAGTGGTCGCAAGCCTGAACGACCAGCGAATAGTATATATGGCCAACCCCAAACCGACAGGTGGCTTCCCCAGCGCCGTAAGAAATTTGGGCTGGCCATCCGGGCGCGGAGACTTTGTCCATTTTCTCGACGACGATGATATTATTCCTCAGGGGCATTATGCAGCCGTCAAGCACCTTTTCGCCAAGCACACCGATGTCGGCGTCGTTTTCTGCCGTATCGATCCCTTCGGCAACTGTTCACCAACACAGTTGCACCAAGAAAAATTGTACTTCGAGAAAGCAGCGCGGCTTGCAAACTTCTGCCAGCGCCTTCGCTCGCGACGTGCCTTTGTCGCCTGCCTCATGTTCCATTGGGCACTACTCGTCTGCAGCGCAGGAGTCCTGCGTCGACGGTGCGTCGATCAACTCGGCGGCTTCGATCCGCAACTTCGGCTCCGCGAAGATGTAGATTTTTATGCGAGAGCTATGCGACAATTTGACGTGTGCTTTCTCGATCGGGTTGGACTTAGATATCGCATTGGAAGCCCCTCACTCATGCATGCGCCCAACCTCACGCAATGCGATGTGGACGATCTTCGCGCAGCTCAGCATCGAACAAATACACGGTACAAGTCGACCTGGGGTGTCTTCGAATTTTATGCCTTAAAGATATTTGCTCGCACAGTATTCAAGTTCGTATGA
- a CDS encoding GNAT family N-acetyltransferase → MSLIVNRLSQSTAFGQLQHEWENLDSSLSPRTPFTSPVWNELWWKHFSRSGLLRRDEFLLHEIRRPDGELVAIAPMMRTYEPGFGPVRLCKVQFFGTDPSLTEVRGLVCRAEHQSDALYALAKHFSENENNWDVFKWSGLRSDALSQLPHDKLRTERILPDYVVNLPDRWEALHATLSNNTRKSIRKGYEFLDRDGHRLALRVADSANIDAETLHRFFRLHQARSSAADMKQHRDNFHTAQSRGFLDDVIGKLASRGLVRVFELEVNGEVVASRIAFALGRDIYLYFSGFEPSWKKYGVMTTLVVEIIKWAIEQGFSALNLSTGKDQSKLRWMPTEIVLHDIVQSRESMRSQLVARSELWRRRGLKAVP, encoded by the coding sequence ATGTCATTGATCGTCAACAGGCTATCACAGTCAACGGCCTTTGGGCAGCTGCAACACGAGTGGGAGAATCTCGACAGTAGTTTGTCGCCCCGGACTCCATTTACTTCGCCGGTCTGGAACGAACTATGGTGGAAACACTTTTCTCGATCTGGATTGTTGCGGCGTGACGAATTCTTGCTCCATGAAATCCGCCGTCCCGATGGAGAACTCGTCGCGATTGCCCCGATGATGCGAACTTATGAGCCCGGCTTCGGACCAGTCCGTTTGTGCAAGGTGCAGTTCTTCGGCACTGACCCGAGCCTTACCGAGGTGCGGGGGCTGGTGTGCAGGGCCGAACATCAAAGCGATGCGCTATATGCGCTCGCCAAGCATTTTAGCGAGAATGAAAACAATTGGGATGTATTCAAGTGGAGCGGTCTTCGGTCCGACGCGCTCAGTCAACTTCCTCATGACAAACTAAGAACCGAGCGGATCCTCCCTGACTACGTTGTGAATTTGCCCGACCGTTGGGAAGCGCTCCACGCGACCCTCTCCAACAATACCCGCAAGAGCATTCGGAAGGGGTATGAGTTTCTTGATCGAGACGGGCACAGATTGGCGTTACGCGTAGCCGATTCCGCTAACATCGACGCTGAAACCTTGCACCGCTTCTTTCGACTTCATCAGGCGCGATCGTCGGCCGCCGATATGAAGCAGCATCGAGACAACTTCCATACCGCTCAGAGCCGAGGTTTCCTAGACGATGTCATAGGTAAATTGGCGTCGCGAGGGCTGGTACGCGTTTTCGAACTCGAGGTTAATGGCGAGGTTGTTGCGTCCCGGATTGCCTTTGCCCTCGGCCGAGACATCTATCTCTACTTCTCCGGTTTTGAGCCGAGCTGGAAGAAGTATGGAGTGATGACCACTCTTGTCGTGGAGATCATCAAATGGGCGATCGAGCAGGGCTTCTCAGCGCTCAACCTGTCGACTGGCAAGGACCAATCAAAGTTGCGCTGGATGCCGACGGAGATCGTTCTGCACGACATCGTACAGTCGAGGGAATCAATGCGGAGTCAGCTGGTCGCTCGATCTGAGCTCTGGCGACGGCGCGGTCTCAAAGCGGTGCCGTAG
- a CDS encoding oligosaccharide flippase family protein, protein MSINLAVAIVVARLIGPAAFGVSVLGSSVFVIAEAFREFGGGAYLIQQKGLTPKKVRTSITISILVSVAISLCLYFSAGFIANFYGLTEVGRYIKIATIGYLLGSFVFPVFALLNREMEFRTFALINILMALSGGLTSIWLAKLGFGFLSLAWAATASAASGSILCLLLYADRSIYRPSLSEWRSVMGFGAFDSAAALVSAIGEYAPYLIIGRTLDSASVGLAQRAVLISVFPERVILAGVGAVMLPIFSQSVRDKSDTKAIYLSALELITAVHWPCLVLLAALSTPLISLLLGPQWLDVAPLVRILCLAAAFSFPWALQYPVLVAVGAVRKLPFLVAVQAVLNTAAVALVAGHGLLAISWCLVGIVPLNALIAVAVVRRYLDFGWGDFFGALRKSILLSILSSLGPTYLIFTHGGPDSLSIEAGALGVSLSLAGWGIGLVITHHPLLQQLVRACVILRRKVAVQMS, encoded by the coding sequence ATGTCGATCAATCTTGCGGTCGCAATTGTCGTCGCAAGGTTGATCGGCCCCGCCGCCTTCGGCGTTTCAGTTCTCGGCAGTTCAGTCTTCGTGATCGCAGAAGCCTTTAGAGAATTCGGCGGAGGCGCCTATCTGATTCAGCAGAAGGGGCTTACTCCGAAAAAGGTCCGCACGAGCATCACGATAAGCATTCTCGTATCAGTGGCGATTTCCCTCTGCCTGTATTTCTCCGCGGGTTTTATCGCGAATTTCTACGGTCTTACTGAGGTCGGTCGTTATATTAAGATCGCTACCATCGGATATCTTCTTGGCTCTTTCGTCTTTCCGGTTTTTGCGTTGCTGAACCGTGAAATGGAATTTCGAACCTTTGCGTTGATCAACATACTGATGGCCCTTTCCGGAGGGCTCACAAGTATTTGGTTGGCAAAGTTGGGTTTCGGCTTCCTGTCGCTCGCTTGGGCGGCGACCGCTTCGGCTGCCTCGGGGAGCATTCTCTGCCTTCTTCTTTATGCAGACCGCTCGATCTACCGGCCGTCGTTGAGCGAATGGCGCAGCGTGATGGGGTTTGGGGCCTTCGACAGCGCCGCAGCCCTAGTTTCAGCGATTGGTGAATATGCGCCTTATCTAATTATCGGGCGGACGCTGGATTCTGCAAGCGTCGGACTTGCGCAGCGCGCCGTACTTATTTCCGTGTTTCCGGAGCGCGTGATCCTCGCTGGCGTCGGAGCAGTCATGCTTCCGATCTTCTCACAAAGTGTACGCGACAAGTCAGATACGAAAGCGATCTATCTCAGTGCGCTTGAATTAATTACGGCAGTGCATTGGCCCTGCTTGGTGTTGTTGGCCGCGCTTTCGACGCCGTTAATCTCGCTTCTCCTCGGGCCTCAGTGGCTGGACGTTGCGCCGCTTGTGAGGATCCTGTGTCTTGCCGCGGCCTTTTCCTTTCCTTGGGCTCTTCAGTATCCCGTTCTCGTGGCGGTCGGGGCCGTGAGAAAGTTGCCCTTTCTGGTGGCTGTGCAGGCGGTGCTGAATACGGCGGCCGTTGCTTTGGTTGCCGGACATGGTCTTTTGGCGATCTCGTGGTGTTTGGTCGGCATCGTGCCCTTGAACGCGCTGATCGCCGTTGCGGTCGTTCGTCGATATCTTGATTTTGGCTGGGGCGATTTCTTCGGCGCACTTCGCAAAAGCATTTTGCTTTCGATTTTAAGTAGCCTTGGCCCGACTTATTTGATCTTCACTCATGGCGGGCCTGACAGCCTTTCGATCGAAGCAGGGGCGCTCGGTGTATCACTCTCGTTAGCCGGGTGGGGCATTGGACTGGTCATCACGCACCATCCCCTTCTTCAGCAACTGGTACGAGCATGTGTAATTTTAAGGCGAAAGGTTGCCGTGCAGATGTCTTAA